Sequence from the Clostridium saccharobutylicum DSM 13864 genome:
CAACAGTTAATGGTTCTATCACATCAGTTCAAGCAGTATATGTTCCTGCGGATGATTTAACAGACCCAGCACCAGCAACAACATTCTCACATCTAGATGCAACAACAGTATTATCAAGAAGCATAGCTGAACTTGGTATATATCCTGCGGTTGACCCACTAGAATCTACGTCAAGAATATTAGATCCTAGACTAGTTGGTGAAGAACATTATAAAGTAGCTTCAGATGTTAAACATATTCTTGAAAAGTATAGACAATTACAAGATATCATAGCTATTTTAGGTGTAGATGAATTAGGTGATGAAGATAAGGCTGTTGTAGCTAGAGCAAGAAGAATACAAAGATTCTTATCACAACCATTTGCAGTTGGTGAACAATTTACTGGATTAAAAGGAAAATATGTTCCTATAAAAGAAACTATAAGAGGATTTAGAGAAATCCTTGAAGGTAAGTATGATGAATTACCAGAATCAGCATTCTTATTTGCTGGATCTATAGATGATGTTATAGAAAAAGCAAAAACTTTAGGATAAGGGGATGAGCAATAATGGCTAATACCTTTTTACTAAAAATTATTACTCCAGGTCATGATGTTTATAATGGAGAAGTTGAAGAGTTAATTTTAAAAAATGCTGATGGTCTAGTAACTATATTGGCGAACCATGCAAAATTAATAACAAGTACAGTTCCTTCAATTGTAAAATTCAAAGATGCTCAAGGAAATGTTAATGATTTATTCATTTCTACAGCTATTGTTAATGTATCAGATAATGAAGTGACAATAAGCAGTGATGCAGCTGAATTTGCAAAGGATATTGATTTTGAAAGAGCTGAAGAAGCTAGGGGAAGAGCCGAAGGTAGATTAAAAGACATTGATAAGTATGATAAAAAAAGAGCACAACTTGCATTAATCAGAGCGACTGAAAGATTAAGATTAAAAAAAAGTAGATAAAGATGTCTATAAATTAAAGTGTGATATTCTTATAAACGGATTAGATCCAATTATAAGAATATTGCACTTTATTTTTTATTCTAAATATTGACAATCTATCACAAAATATTAATAAATTTATATATTATAGTATAAAGACAAAATCAAAAAAATAATAGAAACAGTATGTTGGTTTATTTCACGTCATACTGTGTCACCAAATTCAGCTAATAGATACACATTATGAGCTGAATTTAACTTCTTGCTTGGCAAGAAATATGTATCACATCTTTAATCTATTATTTTTTTGCTTATGATTAAAGTTAACTTATAAGTAGAATAGAAAATGGAATATGTGACCATAATTAAGAGAGATGAAGCTAAGGGGGTATTATCTATGAAGATAAAACTTTGTATGTTAATTATGTTATTATTATCTTTTTTAAATATGGGTGCTATTTCTAATATTCAAATGACAAAAAATTCATTTGATGGTTTAGAAACTATTGCTATGGGAGAAAGTGAATTTAAAGAAAATGGAGTAAAACTTCAATATAAAACAAAAAATACTATTGATAAAGAATTCGATAGGGTAAAGATGTATTTAGATAATAATATTAGTGTTGATTACAAGCAATGTTCTAAAAATGAGATAGATTGTTTCAATGATAATTTTGATATCAACATAAAGTTATGGTCTGATAGTATATATACCTATAATGAAATTACATTAATAAATAAAAATTCTAAATATAAAACAATAGATTTAAAAAATATATTAACAAAAATGGAGAATAAAAATTTAGAAGATGTTCAGTATTTTCTTTATTATGAAGGTGAGATAAAAGAAGTTAACAACAGAGAATTGATAGGTAAAATAATAGATCAAACTAATATACAAAAAGCTAATATATTAGATATTAACAATGGTTGCACTGGAACAGGGTATTTAAATAATGGAGATAAAGTTAATTTTGCTTTAACTAATTATAATACCGGTTCGTATGTTATTATTGGTACACCAATAATATTTGCAACATACTAAGTCACATTCAAAAATAGCAAGTTATCATGTTATTTTATTTTGCATTGAATTGAATTGGCATATTTCAACTAAACAGTTGGTTAAATGGGAATATGCATTCTTATTTAATGCAAAATATATAGCAGCTTTGTTTGTTGTTTTATGTGTCTAACAATTCAAATATGGAGGATAATATGGAGAAAATAATAGTTAAAGGTGTAAATCAACTTAGAGGCGAAGTTAATATAAGTTCAGCAAAAAATTCTATTTTACCTATAATTGCAGCAACTATATTATGTCCAGAACGTGTTGTCATAAATAATGCACCTATGTTAGAAGATGTTGAGGTAATATGTAAGTTATTAAACGAATTAAATTGTGATGTTAATATTTCAAGTATCAACAATAAATTAACAATAGATACAAAGAATATAACATCAATGGATCCTGATGCACAACTCATTAGAAAAATGAGAGCATCATTCTTAATTATGGGACCGATGATCTCTAGATTTGGATATTGTAAACTTTCTTTACCTGGTGGTTGTAATATAGGTAGCAGACCAATAGACTTACACTTAAAAGGTTTTAAGCTATTAGGGGCTGACATTATGATTGGGCATGGTTTTGTGGAAGTAAAAGCAAAAAAACTAATAGGAAATACAATATATCTTGATTTTCCATCAGTTGGAGCAACAGAGAATATTATTATGGCATCAGTATTAGCAGAAGGGACAACAATAATAGAAAATGCAGCAGAAGAACCAGAAATATGGGATTTAGCACAATTCTTAAATAAAATGGGTGCTGATATAGAAGGTGCAGGGCTTGGAAAAATAACAATACATGGAGTTAAATCGTTAAAGGGAATAAGCTATACGCCTATATATGATAGGATAGAGGCAGGAACATTTATGATAGGAGCAGCTATTACAAATGGTAAGATAAAAATTAATGGAGTAAATGAAGAACATCTAAGACCTGTAATAGAGAAGTTAAAGGAATGTGGTGTTGTTTTTAGTGATTATAAAAATAATTCAATAATAGTAGATGGAACAGGAGAGAAGAAACCAGTTGATATAAAAACTCTTCCATATCCAGGATTTCCAACAGATATGCAAGCTCAAATGATGAGTTTGTTATCAATTGTGGATGGTGTTAGCGTAATTACAGAAACTGTTTTTGAAAATAGATTTATGCATGTTGCAGAGCTTCAAAGGATGGGCGCAAATATAAAGATTGATGGAAGAACTGCTATAATTGAAGGAGTTCCAAAATTAACAGGATGTCAAGTAAAAGCAACAGATTTAAGAGCAGGTGCAGCAATGATATTAAGTGGATTAATAGCTGAGGGTCAAACAGAAATAGGTGATATTTATCATATTGATAGAGGATACGTTCAAATTGAGAAGAAATTTAGGAATTTAGGTGCAGATATCTATAGAATAGATAGTTAGCATTATGAATGAAAATAATAAATTGAATGTTACTAAAAGCAGCAATCTAAAAATATAATTTATTTATGTTTTTAGATTGCTGCTTTTAGTATATATTTGTATAAATATCACTAAGAAGGGGGTATAAATTTTCTATTCTGGATTATTGATTTTATGATTAAGTATATATGTTAAAAAATAATTTATATCAAAATGAGTGGCAGCAACTTAATTTTATGGAAAAATTAAAATTTCAATATATTCATTAATTTATGATGGTTAACATAAGCATCATAATAATCCAAATAAAACATATAATTTATAGTGCAAGCTTTAGGAGGAGGAAATAATGAAAATAGTTAATCGAATTGGCAAGAATATGAGATTATTAATAATAATGACTTTAATTATTTTTGCTGTACTAATAATTTTACCTCTAATTATTTTAAAAGGTAGTGGATTTAGTATTAGCAAATTCAATTTAGATAACAAAAATTTAGTGAAAAATTCACAAATAACTTTTCCGGTTAATGGTAAGGTTAAATTATACCATAAAAAGGATAACTCAGTTGAAGAGTTAGATTTGGAAGATTATATAATGGGGGTTGTATCAAGTGAAGTTCCAGCAAATTTTGAGGAAGAAGCTTTAAAGGCTCAAGCTGTAGCAGCTAGAACATTCTATATGAACAAGAGAAATCAACCTTGTAATTATGCAAAAGAAAAAGGTGCAGAAATTTGCGATACAACTCATTGTCAAGTTTATATGAGTAAGGAAGAAAGAATGAAAAGCTGGAGCAGTAGTGAAGCAAAAAGTGATTGGGAAAAAATTGAGAGGGCTGTTGAAGAAACAAAAGGACAAGTATTAACTTATAATGGACAAGTGCTCGAATATCCACAATTTTTCGCTATTAGTTCTGGAAAAACAGAGGATGCTAAGGACGTATTTTCTGTTGATGTACCATATCTTAAATCAGAAGAAAGTAAAGGTGAAGAGATAGCGCCTAAATATAAAACATCTGTACAGATTGCTACAAATGATTTTGTTAATAAAATTAATAACAAATATTCAAAAGCAAATATAAGTAAAAGTAATTTAGCGTCTTATATTAAAATAAAAAGCTATACTGAAGCTGGAAGTGTAAAAGAAATTCAAATAGGAAATGAAGTTATAAAGGGAACAGAATTTAGAGAATTATTGGGATTAAATTCAACAAATTTCACCTTGGATTTTGGAACCAATGCAGTAACTGTAAATTGTAAGGGGTATGGTCATGACGTAGGAATGAGTCAATGGGGAGCTAATGTAATGGCGAAAAATGGGGCTAAGTATGATGAAATCCTAAAACATTATTATGTTGGAGTTGAAATTACTCAAATAAAATATGAGTAAATTATTTGAAGTTTATAATTATGTGGCAATCAACTGAAATCAAATATGCTTTTATTCTACAGGAATATGAAAGTTCGTGGAAGTTTTTTAATGAGAGGTTGTTTCATTAATGCATGTTCTTTAGTTTTTTAAGAACATACATTAATGCAATAGCCTCTTTTTAACATTTTTATTTAAATAACTATTAATAACATGAAATTAAAAACATAGTTTCATGTCTTTTCCATGTCTAGAAAATTATAAAATGGACATAATCTAAAATAATAGTATTTTTATATGTTGCAAGTACTATTGGAAAAAAATAATATAAATGAAAAATATTATATAAAAATTAATTTTATGTATTATTTTTCACAAAAAGGAAACAATAAGAAAAGGAGGTGTTCATATGGACAAAAATTTAAAAAACAAATTGAAAGAACTATTTAGCAAAAAAGGATTTTATATTGCTTTATTTCTTTGCCTTTGTGTAATAGTTGCGGTTGGAACTATTTCTTATAAGAAGCTTAGCAATAAGAATGAAGTTAGTAATTCAGAGGATATAAACAAAGAAATAACAATGAATGTTGACGACAATCAAAAAACAGCTACAAACGAAATGCCTAATGCTGAAAGAGCACAAAATGATGCAGATACAAGCAAACAAAGTTCTGAAAAAAATAAGACTGACAATAGTAAAACACAAAAATCTACTACAGTAGCTACAACAAATAATGTGAAATTTTTAAACCCAGTAGATGGAGTTGAAAGCAGAACTTATACTTACCCTAAGCCAGTTAAAGTAGAAGACAATGTTTTTAGAACTATTAGAGGGGTAAATGTAGAAGCTAAAATAGGAACTGATGTTAAGGCAGCTGCTGATGGAGTAGTAGATTTAGTTGAAAATTCAGGAGTTGAAGAAGGCGTAGTTGTAGAAATAAAACATGCTAATGGCTTGAAAACAAGATATGGAAATCTTGATGCTAATGTATCAGTAAAGCAAGGAGATAAAGTTACTTCAAATCAGGTAATTGGTAAAGTTGGGAATACTGCAAAAGTGTTTAGTCAAGATGTATTTGGCCAATTTTTGAATTTACAAGTAATCGATGCTAATGGTCAACAAGTTAATCCAGAAAAATATTTTACTTTAAAAGCAAAATAAAACATATTTCAAAATTAGTATTAATCAGTTGTTTTTATTTGAAAATAGCTGATTAATACTAATAAATAATCGAGAAAAATACAGATTATATATTGATAACTAAAATTATGGAGATGATATTATGAAAGATTATATTGAGGAAAGAGTATTGGATGTCGCCAAATATATTATAGAGTCAAAGGCAACAATAAGAAAGACAGCAAAGGTTTTTGGAGTTAGTAAGAGTACAATTCATAAGGATATGACAGAGAGACTTCCAAAGATAAATCCTGAAATTGCAGAAGAAACTCATTCAATATTAGAATTGAATAAAGCTGAAAGACATATTAGAGGTGGAAAAGCCACTCAGATGAAGTATAAAGCTATTGAATCTTAATTGGATTAAGTCTATAATATAGTATTAGTAGAATTATGTAAACAAAGGCATTAATATGTATTATAGGAGTGAATAAAAATGGGTTTTTGGAGAACAGGGACAGACCTTGCGATTGACCTCGGAACAGCGACGGTACTAGTTTATGTTAAAGGTAAAGGGGTAATATTAAAAGAACCTTCTGTTGTAGCTATAAATAAAAATAACAATAATCTATTAGCTATAGGTGAAGAAGCGCGAAAAATGATAGGTAGGACCCCAGGAAACATAGTTGCAGTTCGACCATTAAGAGACGGTGTAATTTCAGATTATGATATAACACAAAAAATGCTAAAAGAATTCATAAAAAAAGCTTGTGGTAAGAGAAATATTACAGCGCCTAAGGTAATTGTATGCGTTCCTTCTCAAGCTACAGAAGTTGAAAAAAGAGCAGTTATAGATGCAGCCATGAACTCAGGAGCTAAAACAGTTCACTTAATAGAAGAACCGTTAGCAGCAGCTATTGGAGCAGGGCTTGATATAACTAAACCAAATGGATGTATGGTAGTTGATATTGGCGGCGGTACTTGCGATATTGCTGTTATTTCATTAGGTGGAGTTGTAGAAAGAGAATCAATAAAAGTAGCCGGAGATAAATTTGATGATGCTATAATAAAATATGTGAGAAATCAATATAAACTAATGATAGGTGAAAAGACTGCAGAAGATTTAAAAATAAATATTGGTTCTGCGTTTAAAAATTCAAGAAATTTAGCAGCAATCATGAAAGGTAGAAACCTGATAACTGGATTACCTGATGAAGTGGAGATTACTACAGAAGAAATAAGAAATGCAATAAAGGAACCTGTTGAAAATATAGTAGAGACTGTAAAGAGAGTGTTAGAGAAAACACCACCTGAATTAGCAGCAGATATAGTTGAAAAAGGAATTCTAATGACAGGTGGCGGTGCATTATTGCATGGATTAGATAAACTTATACAGTTTAGAACAGGTGTAGAGACTTATGTTGCTGAAGATTCTGTAGAATGCGTTGCAAAAGGAACTGGTGCTGTGCTTAACTATATAGATAAATTAGATAGTGATATAAATTCACAACAAATAGTTTTAATCGAGTAAAACAAAATGACTGTTTCAAAATAAATTTTAGATATAATAAATCTATTGTTTAAAATATAAAACAATAAATTTATTGTACTAATTTTGTATTTTGAAGCAGTCTTTTTAAATTAGAACGTTAAATCATTGGAAATTCTCCAAGATTTAAATTATAAGCCTCTATTAATAATCTAGTTATTGTTTTAGCCATATTCATAATAAAAGAAAGTCTGATGCTCCTTGAAAAAAAGAATTCAGAATTATCGCTAGAATCAACAATTCCTATTACTGATGCTATACCAACTTCAGGAAGTTCCTTTCCAACTCCTTTACCTGGATGTATTGCGTAATCCCTTATTCTTATTTTTCCAATATCATCTTCATTGCCCAAGCAAGCGTCAACACCAATTATAGAGGCATTAGGGTGCTTGGAATAGATTTCATTCAGACGTTCATCTATATTTAAAGCATGAATCGGATAAGATAAAGTTCCGTATACTGGTAAAGGGAAAAAGTTTTCAGTTAATAGAGAACCAACCAAGGGACCAAGACAATCTCCAATACATTTATCAGTTCCGATACAGACAATTATAGTATCTTGGCTAATATAATTTTTAATTTTTAGAGCTAAATTATAAGAGGAAAGATTAGAATCATTGTTAATATCTGATTTTATCAAAGGACATACCTCCTTATATAAAATATATATGATGATTAAAGAGAGGATAGTATAAAAAAATATTAAATGGAAATAAATACTATTAAAGGAGGGGAAATATGAAAAAAGTTTTTATATGTATAGTATTAATGGTTGCACTGCTGTTAAATGTTTATTTGATATTTTATTGGTATCCAGAAGAAAAAAACTCAAATAAAGAGGAGATTAGTAAAGAAACGGTAAATTATACACAATCTATATATAAAGTGGATAAGAATGATATATTAAAACAGTTACAGATAGAAGATAAGAAGAATTTCGAATCAATATTGGGAAAATTATCTGCTTTTGATTTAGGAAAAATAAAAGAATATATTCAAGATTCAGATGAACAAAAGGGAATAAAAAATATTTTTGTGCTTTTAAAGAAGAGACTTACAAATGAGGATTATGAAAAAATAAAGGAAATATCATCTAAGTTTCTTGATATGGATGCAGTTGATCAGTTGTTAAAAAATAATTATGTTTAGTAGTGTAAAAGAAAGAATGTTAAAGAAAAGTAGAGAATATACAAAATAAATTAGATATATTAAGGAATAGCGGAGTTGAAATAAAAGTCTTTTGAATATATACTAATCCTTGTCGATTGGTTCTGAAAAACAACGACAAAGAAAAACAAAATATGGAGGAATTCCCGAGTGGCCAAAGGGGGCAGACTGTAAATCTGTTACGTTTCGTTTCGATGGTTCGAATCCATCTTCCTCCACCAATTTATAATGGGCGCATAGCTCAGCTGGGAGAGCACCTGCCTTACAAGCAGGGGGTCACAGGTTCGAGCCCTGTTGTGCCCACCATTATAAAACTTTAATAAAATATGCTGGCATGGCTCAACGGTAGAGCAGCTGACTTGTAATCAGCAGGTTGTAGGTTCGATTCCTATTGCCAGCTCCAATCAAATATTAAGATATTTGATAAATGATTAAAAGTATCTTAATATATAAAACAAAATATGGAGGAATTCCCGAGTGGCCAAAGGGGGCAGACTGTAAATCTGTTACGTTTCGTTTCGATGGTTCGAATCCATCTTCCTCCACCAATTTATAATGGGCGCATAGCTCAGCTGGGAGAGCACCTGCCTTACAAGCAGGGGGTCACAGGTTCGAGCCCTGTTGTGCCCACCATTATAAAACTTTAATAAAATATGCTGGCATGGCTCAACGGTAGAGCAGCTGACTTGTAATCAGCAGGTTGTAGGTTCGATTCCTATTGCCAGCTCCAATCAAATATTGAGATATTTGATAAATAATTAAAACTATTTTAATATATAAAATAAAATATGGAGGAGTTCCCGAGTGGCCAAAGGGGGCAGACTGTAAATCTGTTACGTTTCGTTTCGATGGTTCGAATCCATCTTCCTCCACCAAAAAAGAATAAACTGTGTTTATTCTTTTTTTTATGTCTAGAAAAGTATGAGAATTTTGGATTTTAAAGTTGAGTGATATCAACAGCTAAGAGAGTATTATATAGAGAAAAGTGAATAACAAATGATCAATAATTAATCTTTAATCATTCACTATTCGCTTTGTATCATTAATTATAAATATAATATTGACTAGTATAATATGATATGTTATGATATGAATGAAAATTAAATTAAGGTTACTCTTATCAAGAGAGGTGGAGGGAAAGGGCCCTATGAAACCCGGCAACCTGTATTTACAAGGTGCCAATTCCTGTAGATTATATCTACGAGATAAGAAAAGGATTATTGAATTGTACTCTTCTTATCGAAGAGTTTTTTTTATTTCAATTAAATACGTTTAGATGTAATAAGGGTAATGATAAAGAGTTCCAATGAAGGGAGAAAGTTATGAAAAGATTATTTACTTCAGAATCAGTTACAGAAGGACATCCAGATAAGATGTGCGATCAAATTTCAGATGGTATTTTAGATGCTATTTTAGCACAAGATCCTCTTGCAAGAGTTGCATGTGAAACATGTACTACTACAGGTATGGTTATGGTTATGGGGGAAATCTCAACAAATTGTTATGTTGATATCCCAAAGGTAGTAAGAGAGACTGTTAGAGAAATCGGATATGATAGAGCTAAATATGGATTCGATTGCGATACTTGCTCAGTTTTAACATCTATAGATGAACAATCAGCAGATATAGCTATGGGAGTTGATGAAGCATTTGAATCTAGAAAAGGTGAAAAGGATGCGGTAGAAGCAGTAGGTGCAGGAGACCAAGGTATGATGTTTGGTTTTGCAACAAATGAAACAGAAGAATTTATGCCACTTCCAATATCTATGGCTCACAAGTTATCAAGAAGACTTACAGAAGTAAGAAAAAACAATACATTAGATTATTTAAGACCTGATGGTAAAACTCAAGTTACTGTTGAATATGAAGACAATAAGCCAAAGAGAATTGATACTATTGTTATTTCAACTCAACATGATGAAAAGGTATCATTAGAACAAATTGAAAATGATCTTAAGGAATATGTTATCAAAGCAGTAGTTCCAGCAGAATTATTAGATAATGAAACTAGATATTTCATAAATCCAACAGGAAGATTTGTTGTTGGAGGTCCACAAGGAGATTCAGGATTAACAGGAAGAAAAATAATCGTTGATACTTATGGTGGATATGGTAGACACGGTGGCGGTGCTTTCTCAGGAAAGGATCCAACTAAAGTTGATAGATCAGCTGCTTATGCTGCAAGATGGGTAGCTAAGAATTTAGTTGCTGCAGGAGTTGCTGATAAGCTAGAAATACAATTAGCTTATGCAATAGGAGTTGCTAAACCAGTTTCTATAACAGTTGATACTTTTGGAACAGGAAGATTAGCAGAAAATAATATAGTTGAAATAGTAGAAAAGGTATTTGATTTAAGACCAGGTGCTATTATTAGAGATCTTGAATTAAGAAGACCAATCTATAAACAAACAGCTGCTTATGGACATTTTGGAAGAAACGATCTTAATTTACCATGGGAACAATTAAATAAGGTTGAAGAAATTAAAAAATATCTATAAGAGTTAATTAGAACATCTATATATTTTTTAAATAGAATGAGGTTAATTTGAAACTAATTTGTTTTAAATTAACCTCATTTTTAATGTGTAGTAGACTGTTGGTTAGTCATTTTCTTTATTAAAAGTAGAGTGGTCGCTTTATTCTGTTTATTTAATGAATGGGATGAGTTATAATAATGAAACTTATACTTAATAATGTAGAATATTCAATTTATGATATAATTGAAAAAAATATAAAATAAATAATTTTGGTTAGAAATTAATTATTTGCGAGAAAATAATTAATATATTATATAAAAGATTTGGAGAGATTCTATGGAAGTCCTAAATGGTTTTGTTGAAAGCATTGTTTTTAGAAGTGAAGATACTGGTTATGTAGTTTGTAAAATAAGAACTGAAAAGAATCTGATTAATGCGGTAGGTACTGTTCCTCTTATTAAGGAAGGTCAAAATGTAAAAGTAACAGGAGATTGGACAGTACATAAGCAGTTTGGAAATCAATTTAATATTCAGGATTATGAAGAGCTTCTTCCAAATTCATTAGATGGAATAGAGAAATATTTAAGTGCTGGTATAATACATGGTATTGGTCCTGTTACTGCTAAAAAGATAATAGCAAAGTTCGGAGAAGAAACATTAGATATAATGGAAAATCATATCGAAAGACTTATGGAGATAGAAGGTATAGGAGAAAAGAAATTTCAAATTATATATGAATCATATATCGAACAACAAGGTTTAAAAGATGTAATATTATATTTTCATAAACATGGTGTAACTAATAATCAATGTGTAAAAATATATAAAAAGTTTGGAGTTAATGCAAGGCAAATAGTATCTAGTAATCCATATGTATTATGTGATGAAATTTCGGGAATTGGTTTTAAAACTGCAGATAGAATTGCTATGAGTATTGGAATTGCGAGCGATTCTGAATTTAGAATTCAGAGTGGAATTAAATATGTTATGAATCAGTTTTGTGCTGCTGGAAATATATTTATGCCAAAAGAAAATATAATAGAAGACTGTCAAAAAAACTTATTAGTATCTAAGGAGCTTATAGAAAAAAATATATACAGTATGGCAGCAGAACAAAAAATAATTGTTGAAAAAGTAAATGATATTGAAGTTGGATTTTTACTTCAATACTATTATTGTGAACTTGGAGTAACTAGCAAGATAATTACTTTAGGATTACAAGAGACACAAACAATAAACTCAGATATTGATTTTGAGATTGATGTTTTTGAAAAGGAGCAAAAGATACAGTTTGCACCATCTCAAATAGAGGCGATAAAAGGCGCATTTAGTAATGGAATAGAAATAATTACTGGAGGACCTGGAACAGGAAAAACTACAATTATTAAATCAATAATTCATATATATGAGAATAACGGAATGAAGGTGATTTTGGGAGCACCAACAGGTAGAGCAGCTAAGAGAATGACTGAATCTACTGGGAGAGAGGCAAAAACAATACATAGACTTTTAGAAATGGGAGTTTCAGAAGATGATGAATCAGTTTTTGAAAAGGGGGAATCATCACCTCTGGATTGTGATGTGATTATAATTGATGAAGCATCAATGATTGATATAATGCTTATGCATAGTTTACTAAAAGCTATTAATTTAGGTACAAGATTAATAATTGTTGGAGATGTTGATCAATTGCCGTCTGTTGGACCAGGAAATGTATTAAAGGATCTTATAGAATGTGAGTATATAAAGGTAGTAAGATTAAAAGAAATTTTTAGACAAGGTAATGAGAGCTTAATTGTGGTAAATGCGCATAGAATTAATGAAGGACATATGCCGTTATTAAATCAGAAAGATAAAGATTTTTTCTTTATAAATGTGGATAATCAAGAGAAAATTGTGGATACAATAATAGATTTGCTTAATAGAAGACTTCCTAAATTTAATAAATCGTGGGATAAATTAAGAGACATGCAAGTTTTAACACCAATGAGAAAAGGAACTCTTGGAGTTAATAATTTAAACATGAGGCTTCAAGAAATATTTAATCCGGCGTCAAAAGATAAAAAAGAAAAAACTTCACGAGATATGGATTTTAGAGAAGGGGATAAGGTTATGCAAACCAAAAATAACTATTCTTTAAAATGGGTTAGAGTTAATGGGGAAGGCGAAAATGAAGGCGTTGGAGTTTTCAAT
This genomic interval carries:
- a CDS encoding ATP-dependent RecD-like DNA helicase; the protein is MEVLNGFVESIVFRSEDTGYVVCKIRTEKNLINAVGTVPLIKEGQNVKVTGDWTVHKQFGNQFNIQDYEELLPNSLDGIEKYLSAGIIHGIGPVTAKKIIAKFGEETLDIMENHIERLMEIEGIGEKKFQIIYESYIEQQGLKDVILYFHKHGVTNNQCVKIYKKFGVNARQIVSSNPYVLCDEISGIGFKTADRIAMSIGIASDSEFRIQSGIKYVMNQFCAAGNIFMPKENIIEDCQKNLLVSKELIEKNIYSMAAEQKIIVEKVNDIEVGFLLQYYYCELGVTSKIITLGLQETQTINSDIDFEIDVFEKEQKIQFAPSQIEAIKGAFSNGIEIITGGPGTGKTTIIKSIIHIYENNGMKVILGAPTGRAAKRMTESTGREAKTIHRLLEMGVSEDDESVFEKGESSPLDCDVIIIDEASMIDIMLMHSLLKAINLGTRLIIVGDVDQLPSVGPGNVLKDLIECEYIKVVRLKEIFRQGNESLIVVNAHRINEGHMPLLNQKDKDFFFINVDNQEKIVDTIIDLLNRRLPKFNKSWDKLRDMQVLTPMRKGTLGVNNLNMRLQEIFNPASKDKKEKTSRDMDFREGDKVMQTKNNYSLKWVRVNGEGENEGVGVFNGDLGFIQSIDEEKKTLTIIFDDERKVIYDFNFLDELDLAYATTIHKSQGSEFKVVIIPAFMGSPFLMNRNLLYTGITRAKQLVVVVGYQKALMYMVNNTNSMERYSALKYRIRDIITKDEFGE